The Homo sapiens chromosome 6 genomic scaffold, GRCh38.p14 alternate locus group ALT_REF_LOCI_7 HSCHR6_MHC_SSTO_CTG1 genome includes a region encoding these proteins:
- the TRIM10 gene encoding tripartite motif-containing protein 10 isoform 1 (isoform 1 is encoded by transcript variant 1): MASAASVTSLADEVNCPICQGTLREPVTIDCGHNFCRACLTRYCEIPGPDLEESPTCPLCKEPFRPGSFRPNWQLANVVENIERLQLVSTLGLGEEDVCQEHGEKIYFFCEDDEMQLCVVCREAGEHATHTMRFLEDAAAPYREQIHKCLKCLRKEREEIQEIQSRENKRMQVLLTQVSTKRQQVISEFAHLRKFLEEQQSILLAQLESQDGDILRQRDEFDLLVAGEICRFSALIEELEEKNERPARELLTDIRSTLIRCETRKCRKPVAVSPELGQRIRDFPQQALPLQREMKMFLEKLCFELDYEPAHISLDPQTSHPKLLLSEDHQRAQFSYKWQNSPDNPQRFDRATCVLAHTGITGGRHTWVVSIDLAHGGSCTVGVVSEDVQRKGELRLRPEEGVWAVRLAWGFVSALGSFPTRLTLKEQPRQVRVSLDYEVGWVTFTNAVTREPIYTFTASFTRKVIPFFGLWGRGSSFSLSS, from the exons ATGGCCTCTGCTGCCTCTGTGACCAGCCTGGCAGATGAAGTCAACTGCCCCATCTGTCAGGGTACCCTGAGGGAGCCGGTCACTATCGACTGCGGCCACAACTTCTGCCGGGCCTGCCTTACCCGCTACTGTGAGATACCAGGCCCAGACCTGGAGGAGTCCCCTACTTGCCCACTCTGCAAAGAACCCTTCCGTCCTGGGAGCTTCCGGCCCAACTGGCAGCTGGCTAACGTGGTGGAGAACATTGAGCGCCTCCAGCTGGTGTCCACACTGGGTTTGGGAGAGGAGGATGTCTGCCAAGAGCACGGAGAGAAGATCTACTTCTTCTGTGAGGATGATGAGATGCAGTTGTGCGTGGTGTGCCGGGAGGCTGGGGAGCACGCTACCCACACCATGCGCTTCCTGGAGGATGCAGCGGCTCCCTATAGG GAACAAATCCATAAGTGTCTTAAATGtctaagaaaagagagagaggagattcAAGAAATCCagtcaagagaaaataaaaggatgcaAGTCCTCCTG ACTCAGGTGTCCACCAAGAGACAACAGGTGATTTCTGAGTTCGCACACCTGAGGAAGTTTCTAGAGGAACAGCAGAGCATCCTCTTAGCACAATTGGAGAGCCAGGATGGGGACATCTTGAGGCAACGGGATGAATTTGATTTGCTGGTTGCTGGGGAGATCTGCCGGTTTAGTGCTCTTATTGAAGAACtggaggagaagaatgagaggcCAGCAAGGGAGCTCCTGACG GACATCAGAAGCACTCTAATAAG ATGTGAAACCAGAAAGTGCCGGAAACCGGTGGCTGTGTCGCCAGAGCTGGGCCAGAGGATTCGGGACTTTCCCCAGCAGGCCCTCCCGCTGCAGAGGGAGATGAAGATGTTTCTGG aaaaactaTGCTTTGAGTTGGACTATGAGCCAG CTCACATTTCTCTAGACCCTCAGACTTCCCACCCCAAGCTCCTCTTGTCCGAGGACCACCAGCGAGCTCAGTTCTCCTACAAATGGCAGAACTCACCAGACAACCCCCAGCGTTTTGACCGGGCCACCTGTGTTCTGGCCCACACTGGCATCACAGGGGGGAGACACACGTGGGTGGTGAGTATAGACCTGGCCCATGGGGGCAGCTGCACCGTGGGCGTGGTGAGCGAGGATGTGCAGCGGAAGGGGGAGCTTCGGCTGCGGCCAGAGGAGGGGGTGTGGGCTGTGAGGCTGGCTTGGGGCTTCGTCTCGGCTCTGGGCTCCTTCCCCACACGGCTGACCCTGAAGGAGCAGCCCCGGCAGGTGAGGGTGTCTCTTGACTATGAGGTGGGCTGGGTGACCTTCACCAACGCTGTCACCCGAGAGCCCATCTACACCTTCACTGCCTCCTTCACTAGGAAGGTCATTCCCTTCTTTGGGCTCTGGGGCCGAGGGTCCAGTTTCTCCCTGAGCTCCTGA
- the TRIM10 gene encoding tripartite motif-containing protein 10 isoform X2 → MAERLEWHLHSVTQSPTCPQKNISSDSGQLTYHHFPSTGTLREPVTIDCGHNFCRACLTRYCEIPGPDLEESPTCPLCKEPFRPGSFRPNWQLANVVENIERLQLVSTLGLGEEDVCQEHGEKIYFFCEDDEMQLCVVCREAGEHATHTMRFLEDAAAPYREQIHKCLKCLRKEREEIQEIQSRENKRMQVLLTQVSTKRQQVISEFAHLRKFLEEQQSILLAQLESQDGDILRQRDEFDLLVAGEICRFSALIEELEEKNERPARELLTDIRSTLIRCETRKCRKPVAVSPELGQRIRDFPQQALPLQREMKMFLEKLCFELDYEPAHISLDPQTSHPKLLLSEDHQRAQFSYKWQNSPDNPQRFDRATCVLAHTGITGGRHTWVWMARVPGDSGCCQFCSPPSVLGTEVAA, encoded by the exons GGACAGCTGACATATCACCACTTTCCTTCTACT GGTACCCTGAGGGAGCCGGTCACTATCGACTGCGGCCACAACTTCTGCCGGGCCTGCCTTACCCGCTACTGTGAGATACCAGGCCCAGACCTGGAGGAGTCCCCTACTTGCCCACTCTGCAAAGAACCCTTCCGTCCTGGGAGCTTCCGGCCCAACTGGCAGCTGGCTAACGTGGTGGAGAACATTGAGCGCCTCCAGCTGGTGTCCACACTGGGTTTGGGAGAGGAGGATGTCTGCCAAGAGCACGGAGAGAAGATCTACTTCTTCTGTGAGGATGATGAGATGCAGTTGTGCGTGGTGTGCCGGGAGGCTGGGGAGCACGCTACCCACACCATGCGCTTCCTGGAGGATGCAGCGGCTCCCTATAGG GAACAAATCCATAAGTGTCTTAAATGtctaagaaaagagagagaggagattcAAGAAATCCagtcaagagaaaataaaaggatgcaAGTCCTCCTG ACTCAGGTGTCCACCAAGAGACAACAGGTGATTTCTGAGTTCGCACACCTGAGGAAGTTTCTAGAGGAACAGCAGAGCATCCTCTTAGCACAATTGGAGAGCCAGGATGGGGACATCTTGAGGCAACGGGATGAATTTGATTTGCTGGTTGCTGGGGAGATCTGCCGGTTTAGTGCTCTTATTGAAGAACtggaggagaagaatgagaggcCAGCAAGGGAGCTCCTGACG GACATCAGAAGCACTCTAATAAG ATGTGAAACCAGAAAGTGCCGGAAACCGGTGGCTGTGTCGCCAGAGCTGGGCCAGAGGATTCGGGACTTTCCCCAGCAGGCCCTCCCGCTGCAGAGGGAGATGAAGATGTTTCTGG aaaaactaTGCTTTGAGTTGGACTATGAGCCAG CTCACATTTCTCTAGACCCTCAGACTTCCCACCCCAAGCTCCTCTTGTCCGAGGACCACCAGCGAGCTCAGTTCTCCTACAAATGGCAGAACTCACCAGACAACCCCCAGCGTTTTGACCGGGCCACCTGTGTTCTGGCCCACACTGGCATCACAGGGGGGAGACACACGTGGGTG TGGATGGCCAGGGTACCTGGGGACTCAGGCTGCTGCCAGTTCTGCTCACCACCATCCGTGCTTGGCACAGAAGTAGCTGCATAG
- the TRIM10 gene encoding tripartite motif-containing protein 10 isoform 2 (isoform 2 is encoded by transcript variant 2), whose product MASAASVTSLADEVNCPICQGTLREPVTIDCGHNFCRACLTRYCEIPGPDLEESPTCPLCKEPFRPGSFRPNWQLANVVENIERLQLVSTLGLGEEDVCQEHGEKIYFFCEDDEMQLCVVCREAGEHATHTMRFLEDAAAPYREQIHKCLKCLRKEREEIQEIQSRENKRMQVLLTQVSTKRQQVISEFAHLRKFLEEQQSILLAQLESQDGDILRQRDEFDLLVAGEICRFSALIEELEEKNERPARELLTDIRSTLIRCETRKCRKPVAVSPELGQRIRDFPQQALPLQREMKMFLEKLCFELDYEPAHISLDPQTSHPKLLLSEDHQRAQFSYKWQNSPDNPQRFDRATCVLAHTGITGGRHTWVWMARVPGDSGCCQFCSPPSVLGTEVAA is encoded by the exons ATGGCCTCTGCTGCCTCTGTGACCAGCCTGGCAGATGAAGTCAACTGCCCCATCTGTCAGGGTACCCTGAGGGAGCCGGTCACTATCGACTGCGGCCACAACTTCTGCCGGGCCTGCCTTACCCGCTACTGTGAGATACCAGGCCCAGACCTGGAGGAGTCCCCTACTTGCCCACTCTGCAAAGAACCCTTCCGTCCTGGGAGCTTCCGGCCCAACTGGCAGCTGGCTAACGTGGTGGAGAACATTGAGCGCCTCCAGCTGGTGTCCACACTGGGTTTGGGAGAGGAGGATGTCTGCCAAGAGCACGGAGAGAAGATCTACTTCTTCTGTGAGGATGATGAGATGCAGTTGTGCGTGGTGTGCCGGGAGGCTGGGGAGCACGCTACCCACACCATGCGCTTCCTGGAGGATGCAGCGGCTCCCTATAGG GAACAAATCCATAAGTGTCTTAAATGtctaagaaaagagagagaggagattcAAGAAATCCagtcaagagaaaataaaaggatgcaAGTCCTCCTG ACTCAGGTGTCCACCAAGAGACAACAGGTGATTTCTGAGTTCGCACACCTGAGGAAGTTTCTAGAGGAACAGCAGAGCATCCTCTTAGCACAATTGGAGAGCCAGGATGGGGACATCTTGAGGCAACGGGATGAATTTGATTTGCTGGTTGCTGGGGAGATCTGCCGGTTTAGTGCTCTTATTGAAGAACtggaggagaagaatgagaggcCAGCAAGGGAGCTCCTGACG GACATCAGAAGCACTCTAATAAG ATGTGAAACCAGAAAGTGCCGGAAACCGGTGGCTGTGTCGCCAGAGCTGGGCCAGAGGATTCGGGACTTTCCCCAGCAGGCCCTCCCGCTGCAGAGGGAGATGAAGATGTTTCTGG aaaaactaTGCTTTGAGTTGGACTATGAGCCAG CTCACATTTCTCTAGACCCTCAGACTTCCCACCCCAAGCTCCTCTTGTCCGAGGACCACCAGCGAGCTCAGTTCTCCTACAAATGGCAGAACTCACCAGACAACCCCCAGCGTTTTGACCGGGCCACCTGTGTTCTGGCCCACACTGGCATCACAGGGGGGAGACACACGTGGGTG TGGATGGCCAGGGTACCTGGGGACTCAGGCTGCTGCCAGTTCTGCTCACCACCATCCGTGCTTGGCACAGAAGTAGCTGCATAG